A DNA window from Gasterosteus aculeatus chromosome 16, fGasAcu3.hap1.1, whole genome shotgun sequence contains the following coding sequences:
- the spryd7b gene encoding SPRY domain-containing protein 7b isoform X2, which yields MLPGTDVVIVKSGRRICGTGGCLANAPLHQNKSYFEFKIQSTGVWGIGVATQKVNLNQVPMGRDTNSLVLRSDGSVYHNNEEKNRLPANSLPQEGDIVGVTYDHVELNLYLNGKNMHCPASGIRGTVYPVVYVDDSAILDCQFSDFYHTAPPGFEKILFEQQIF from the exons ATGCTTCCAG GCACAGATGTTGTCATAGTGAAGAGCGGTCGGAGGATATGTGGCACTGGAGGCTGCCTGGCCAACGCTCCGCTGCACCAGAACAAAAGTTATTTTGAGTTTAAGATCCAGTCCACAG gtgtgtgGGGAATAGGTGTGGCGACACAGAAAGTGAATCTTAATCAAGTGCCGATGGGCCGAGACACGAACAGCCTGGTGCTGAGGAGTGATGGGTCCGTGTACCACAATAATGAAGAGAAGAATCGCCTACCTGCAAACAGCCTTCCTCAGGAGGGGGACATCGTG GGCGTCACATATGACCACGTGGAGCTGAATTTATATCTGAATGGAAAGAACATGCATTGTCCCGCCTCAGGGATCCGAGGCACTGTTTACCCTGTCGTTTATG TGGATGACAGCGCCATCTTAGACTGCCAGTTTAGTGACTTCTATCACACAGCTCCACCAGGATTTGAGAAGATCCTCTTTGAGCAACAGATCTTCTAA
- the trim13 gene encoding tripartite motif-containing 13 isoform X1, giving the protein MGILHTQLEHDCRTCILLPFYSNVVRNGLPVLPDWAPSISGGVTMEELEEELTCPICCGLFDDPRVLLCSHSFCKSCLEGLLEGSRGPAFRTPFKCPTCRKETPHNGANSLQINYSLRGIVEKYGKIRVMPKMSECKQHCGQPLNIFCATDLNLICGFCATTDDHRGHTYCSLEEAYQREREAFEVLLRGVKSWQSADVLSCLETLQARKKKALMSVTKDAEKVLEYFDKLISTIECKKNEILSDFETLKLVVLQEYDPEITRLRAAIEEHGRALGIADSFGGVSDPLCFLQQMQEFRAKLKVLKETPLPSRKDAHVGPLVRNFDVKKWDSLRLGEVDKISVPHENGSYRTGGSRVTVPRWIALNTVLLLSTLLLLQPHKLAAYVPSQIEPLLSAVSSHVTHTGVYLRELTGMYTSLIGAGQECIGNLIKSAVSFFFNDDDLF; this is encoded by the exons ATGGGAATACTCCACACCCAGCTGGAACATGACTGCCGAACCTGTATCCTTTTGCCATTCTACAGCAATGTCGTGCGTAATGGGTTGCCCGTGCTGCCCGATTGGGCTCCATCCATCAGTGGGG GGGTGACCATggaggagctggaagaggaaCTGACGTGCCCAATCTGCTGCGGTCTCTTCGACGACCCGCGGGTTTTGCTGTGCTCGCACAGCTTTTGCAAGTCGTGCCTGGAGGGGCTGTTGGAAGGGAGCCGAGGTCCGGCTTTCAGAACACCCTTCAAATGCCCCACTTGCCGCAAAGAGACGCCCCACAACGGCGCAAACAGCCTGCAGATAAACTATTCTCTGCGGGGAATAGTGGAAAAATACGGCAAAATACGAGTGATGCCTAAAATGTCTGAATGTAAACAACACTGCGGTCAGCCACTCAACATATTTTGCGCTACGGACTTAAATCTCATTTGTGGGTTTTGCGCAACGACAGATGACCACCGAGGACACACATACTGCTCATTGGAGGAGGCGTACcagcgagagagggaggcgtTTGAAGTGCTGCTTCGCGGGGTGAAGAGCTGGCAGAGCGCAGACGTCCTGTCCTGCCTGGAGACACTGCAAGCCAGAAAGAAAAAGGCGCTTATGTCCGTGACCAAGGACGCAGAAAAGGTGTTAGAATATTTCGACAAACTCATCAGTACCATCGAATGCAAGAAAAACGAAATCCTCTCCGACTTTGAAACCCTGAAGCTGGTGGTGTTGCAAGAATACGACCCGGAGATCACCAGGCTGCGCGCAGCGATCGAGGAGCACGGGCGTGCGCTCGGCATCGCGGATTCTTTCGGGGGCGTCTCCGACCCCCTGTGCTTCCTGCAGCAGATGCAGGAGTTTCGGGCCAAGCTGAAGGTTCTTAAGGAGACCCCGTTGCCCTCTCGGAAAGACGCCCATGTCGGCCCCCTTGTGCGCAATTTCGATGTGAAAAAGTGGGATTCCCTGAGGCTCGGCGAAGTGGACAAGATCTCGGTGCCGCACGAGAACGGCTCCTACCGAACGGGGGGCTCCCGGGTGACGGTGCCACGGTGGATCGCCCTGAACACGGTTCTGTTACTGTCGACTCTgctcctgctgcagccgcaCAAACTCGCAGCTTACGTGCCCTCGCAGATTGAACCATTGCTTAGTGCCGTTTCCTCGCACGTGACCCACACCGGCGTGTACCTGCGGGAGTTGACTGGCATGTACACAAGTCTGATCGGTGCAGGTCAGGAATGTATCGGGAACTTGATCAAATCTGCTGtcagttttttctttaatgatgatgatttatTTTAA
- the trim13 gene encoding tripartite motif-containing 13 isoform X2, whose translation MEELEEELTCPICCGLFDDPRVLLCSHSFCKSCLEGLLEGSRGPAFRTPFKCPTCRKETPHNGANSLQINYSLRGIVEKYGKIRVMPKMSECKQHCGQPLNIFCATDLNLICGFCATTDDHRGHTYCSLEEAYQREREAFEVLLRGVKSWQSADVLSCLETLQARKKKALMSVTKDAEKVLEYFDKLISTIECKKNEILSDFETLKLVVLQEYDPEITRLRAAIEEHGRALGIADSFGGVSDPLCFLQQMQEFRAKLKVLKETPLPSRKDAHVGPLVRNFDVKKWDSLRLGEVDKISVPHENGSYRTGGSRVTVPRWIALNTVLLLSTLLLLQPHKLAAYVPSQIEPLLSAVSSHVTHTGVYLRELTGMYTSLIGAGQECIGNLIKSAVSFFFNDDDLF comes from the coding sequence ATggaggagctggaagaggaaCTGACGTGCCCAATCTGCTGCGGTCTCTTCGACGACCCGCGGGTTTTGCTGTGCTCGCACAGCTTTTGCAAGTCGTGCCTGGAGGGGCTGTTGGAAGGGAGCCGAGGTCCGGCTTTCAGAACACCCTTCAAATGCCCCACTTGCCGCAAAGAGACGCCCCACAACGGCGCAAACAGCCTGCAGATAAACTATTCTCTGCGGGGAATAGTGGAAAAATACGGCAAAATACGAGTGATGCCTAAAATGTCTGAATGTAAACAACACTGCGGTCAGCCACTCAACATATTTTGCGCTACGGACTTAAATCTCATTTGTGGGTTTTGCGCAACGACAGATGACCACCGAGGACACACATACTGCTCATTGGAGGAGGCGTACcagcgagagagggaggcgtTTGAAGTGCTGCTTCGCGGGGTGAAGAGCTGGCAGAGCGCAGACGTCCTGTCCTGCCTGGAGACACTGCAAGCCAGAAAGAAAAAGGCGCTTATGTCCGTGACCAAGGACGCAGAAAAGGTGTTAGAATATTTCGACAAACTCATCAGTACCATCGAATGCAAGAAAAACGAAATCCTCTCCGACTTTGAAACCCTGAAGCTGGTGGTGTTGCAAGAATACGACCCGGAGATCACCAGGCTGCGCGCAGCGATCGAGGAGCACGGGCGTGCGCTCGGCATCGCGGATTCTTTCGGGGGCGTCTCCGACCCCCTGTGCTTCCTGCAGCAGATGCAGGAGTTTCGGGCCAAGCTGAAGGTTCTTAAGGAGACCCCGTTGCCCTCTCGGAAAGACGCCCATGTCGGCCCCCTTGTGCGCAATTTCGATGTGAAAAAGTGGGATTCCCTGAGGCTCGGCGAAGTGGACAAGATCTCGGTGCCGCACGAGAACGGCTCCTACCGAACGGGGGGCTCCCGGGTGACGGTGCCACGGTGGATCGCCCTGAACACGGTTCTGTTACTGTCGACTCTgctcctgctgcagccgcaCAAACTCGCAGCTTACGTGCCCTCGCAGATTGAACCATTGCTTAGTGCCGTTTCCTCGCACGTGACCCACACCGGCGTGTACCTGCGGGAGTTGACTGGCATGTACACAAGTCTGATCGGTGCAGGTCAGGAATGTATCGGGAACTTGATCAAATCTGCTGtcagttttttctttaatgatgatgatttatTTTAA
- the spryd7b gene encoding SPRY domain-containing protein 7b isoform X1: protein MAAMFTCCLGCCADGGSGHIPLKEMPIVQLDTHHMGTDVVIVKSGRRICGTGGCLANAPLHQNKSYFEFKIQSTGVWGIGVATQKVNLNQVPMGRDTNSLVLRSDGSVYHNNEEKNRLPANSLPQEGDIVGVTYDHVELNLYLNGKNMHCPASGIRGTVYPVVYVDDSAILDCQFSDFYHTAPPGFEKILFEQQIF from the exons ATGGCCGCGATGTTTACGTGTTGTCTCGGCTGCTGCGCAGACGGCGGGTCGGGGCACATTCCCCTCAAAGAAATGCCCATTGTCCAGCTGGACACCCATCACATGG GCACAGATGTTGTCATAGTGAAGAGCGGTCGGAGGATATGTGGCACTGGAGGCTGCCTGGCCAACGCTCCGCTGCACCAGAACAAAAGTTATTTTGAGTTTAAGATCCAGTCCACAG gtgtgtgGGGAATAGGTGTGGCGACACAGAAAGTGAATCTTAATCAAGTGCCGATGGGCCGAGACACGAACAGCCTGGTGCTGAGGAGTGATGGGTCCGTGTACCACAATAATGAAGAGAAGAATCGCCTACCTGCAAACAGCCTTCCTCAGGAGGGGGACATCGTG GGCGTCACATATGACCACGTGGAGCTGAATTTATATCTGAATGGAAAGAACATGCATTGTCCCGCCTCAGGGATCCGAGGCACTGTTTACCCTGTCGTTTATG TGGATGACAGCGCCATCTTAGACTGCCAGTTTAGTGACTTCTATCACACAGCTCCACCAGGATTTGAGAAGATCCTCTTTGAGCAACAGATCTTCTAA